One genomic window of Bactrocera dorsalis isolate Fly_Bdor chromosome 4, ASM2337382v1, whole genome shotgun sequence includes the following:
- the LOC105233625 gene encoding protein CWC15 homolog: MTTAARPTFDPARGGSGRGEKDLSALSKQYSSRDLPGHTKLKYRETGQGTSDELRNRDFRKELEEREREARPSKALPSIVRKAIEANNSANSGTSGPKRARVEQPAAPVNLDADDPIDKDSSEEDSDSDEEDDTAALLAELNKIKQERLQEEARKDQEKKQEEERIRMENILSGNPLINYAPGTGATASKNLGSDLKVKRRWDDDVVFKNCARSEPEKKTHFINDSLRNEFHKKFMDKYIK, encoded by the exons atgACTACAGCTGCACGACCAACTTTTGATCCCGCTCGTGGAGGCAGCGGTCGTGGCGAAAAGGATTTAAGTGCTCTTTCAAAACAATATTCCAGCAGAGATTTACCAGGGCATACAAAACTCAAATACAg AGAAACTGGTCAAGGCACCTCAGATGAGCTACGCAACCGTGACTTCCGCAAAGAATTAGAAGAGCGTGAACGCGAAGCACGTCCCAGCAAGGCGTTACCGTCGATTGTACGTAAAGCAATCGAGGCAAACAATTCTGCAAATAGTGGTACAAGTGGGCCGAAACGAGCACGCGTAGAACAGCCAGCAGCACCTGTGAATTTAGATGCAGACGATCCAATAGACAAAGACAGTTCTGAAGAGGATTCCGATTCGGATGAAGAAGATGACACCGCCGCATTGTTggcagaattaaataaaattaaacaagaaCGTTTACAGGAAGAAGCGCGTAAAGATCAAGAGAAGAAACAAGAGGAGGAGCGTATACGAATGGAGAACATTTTATCTGGCAATCCGTTGATCAATTATGCTCCAGGTACTGGCGCAACAGCGAGTAAAAATTTGGGCAGTGATTTGAAGGTGAAACGACGTTGGGACGATGATGTAGTTTTCAAGAACTGTGCTCGCTCTGAACCGGAAAAGAAAACGCATTTCATCAACGACTCGCTACGCAATGAATTTCACAAAAAGTTTATGGATAAATATATTAAGTGA